The nucleotide window TCGTGGCGAGCAGGCCCGCGAACGCGGCGAACTCGCTTGTCGGGCGGCCTCGGCCGACGCCCGCCTCGTTGTCCCAGACCAGCGTCCTGGGAACGGCACCCCACTCGGTCAGCAGCCGCCAGTGCCCGTCGATCAGGTCGCCGGTCCTGCGGGAGGGCAGCATCCGGGCGGTGATCACTCGGGAGTAACCGGACACCATCACCAGCACCGGCGGGCGTCCGCTCTGCCCATAGCCAAGGGGGATGTCCGCCTCGGGGAACCACAGATCGCACTGGGCCAGCTCGCCTGGCCGATAGACCGTGCGCGAGACCGGATCAACCGGAACGTAGGCCGGCCGCAGTTCGCGGATCCGGTCTTTGAGGATGGTCATGCCTCTCTCCCAGCCGATCCGCTCGGCGATCACCGTCGCGGGCATCGTCGGGGTCTCCCGCAGCAGTTCCCGGATCTGCACCTCGACCGCGTCGACGGCCGAGCCCTTGGCCGGCCGCTGGTACTGCGGCGGCCGGTCGCTGGCCAGGGCCCGCTTGACGGTGTTCTTCGAAATGCCCAGATGCCGTGCGATCGCCCTGATCGGCATCTGCTCGGCCCGGTGCAGCCGGCGGATCTCTGCCCAGTCCTCCACGAGGATCACCTTCCCTCCTGACCTTGATCACCAAGGCCAGAGTCAGACGAAGATCACCAAGTGGGTCACTTTTGATCCGCCGTCAGAGGGTCCGCGTTCGGCCGTCGTCGAGAGGTGCTCCGGTACGGGGCGCCTGGTCGTTTTCCCAAGGCCCCGGATTCCATCGTCAAGCGTCCATGGCCGTAACCAATACTTGGAGCAACTCGGCGAGTTGCGGACTCTCCTCTGCGTTCAGAGCCGACAGCATTCCTGCCTGCGTCGCGAGGCCGGCCTCAAGCGCCTCGTCAATCACACGCATGCCCTCGTCGGTCATTGTCACCCTGAGGGCCCGGCGGTCATGCGGATCGGGTGAACGGCGCAGCAGGCCTGCCCGTTCCAACCTGTCGAGCCGACCCGTCATACCACCGGTCGTCATCTTGACGGCCGCGCACAGCTGGCGGGGCGCGAGTGTGTACGGCGCGCCCGAACAGCGCAGCGCGGCAAGTACCTCCACGTCACCGAGAGACAGTCCGAAAGGCGCGTACGCCGCGCCCAGCCGGTCTTCCGCTACGCGCGACAACCGGAAAACGAGCTCGAAGACACTACTTGGAAGTGTTTTGGAACTGGCTGAGGTCATCGGAAAACCCGTCGTTGCCATTGGGTGAAGGCCTCCACAGGATCGCCGTCCCTGCCCCAGGGCCACGAGGTGACGATGCCGTCGAGCTTGACGAACACACGTCCGGCATCCTGCAGGCGGTCCGCCTTGGCGAGCGCGTACGCGAGCAAGTTGAGGTCGGCGAGTGCGGCCGCAGTGCCCAGGAAGCCCGGACTCAGCAATTCCTCCAACGATCGGTCCAGAGTCCGCACCGCATCCGGTTGGGACCAGTAGCGAGAGGCCTCCAACTGTGACACCAGTCCGACCTGTCCGAGACGCCGGTGGTAGAGCAGCACACCGGCCGTGAGTGGCAGGGAAATCGCCGGAGCATCCGAAGGCATCTCCGCTCTCATGCTGTCCACGAACGCGAGGAGGTCCGTCAGCGATCCCTGCTCCGCCGGAGAGAGGTAACCGAGCGCCTCGAGGCACGCGGCCCGATTCCAGGGGTCACGCGACCTGACCTCCGACCATGTCGGCAGCAGGGCAGAACGCGGCTGCCCGTCAAGGCGGAGCAGCCCGAGCCTGATCACCCACGGCATGGGGTCGTACGGCCGTAGACCGGCTGCCAGAGTGCAGAGGTCCAATGTTCCCCGCACATCGATCAGCGAAGCACCCGCAGACCAGCTCGGGTCGGCTGCAGCGCGGCGCAGCCAGGTCCACTGAGACCACGCCCGTAGAACCAGAGCATCGGGGTCCCGAGGCCGCCGGTCATGCCAGTGACGCGCCACGGAGAAGGCCGGGCCGGAAAGAACGCTGAGTCGATGGGCCCGCCGGTCCCAGTCCTCACCGGTCTCCCGCAGCAATTGCTGCACGGAGAGGAGGTCCGTGTCAGGTTGACCTATCATCCTCGACGTCGTGAGTCGGGCACGAAGCCTGCCGAGCGGAACGTCGTCCAACTCCGGCGCCAACCGCGGTCTGTCCAATCCTCTACGCCTGCGTATTCTCAACGGTCTCCCCCTGTGAGAGCGCCCCGCTCTCCTCTTGCGCATTCTGGCGGCGGTCGTGTTCCCGCCGGAAGATCAGCGCTTGCGCCGGCCTGTCCCGTCCGCGAGCTGCGGTGGCACCGCGAACGGGTCCACGCACCGAGATCGGCGAGAGGCAGGGACATCCCTGCCTCTCGGTAGCCTCAGCGTCGGAAGCTTTCCGGTGCGACAGGACCACCCCGAAGCCGACCGCCGACCACCGGCGTAGCTCCTGCCGCCGTACCAGCTTGGTCAGCGCTACGCGCGCTACGCGGACAGCCGTCACCTCCTGCTCGTCTCAGCGTCCGACCAGGGGCCGTCGCGCCGCATGCACGGGACCGTCCAAGCTGGTCAGTGGCAGTCCACTGCCACGTCTGCGGAGCGCCACGATCTCGGCGACGATGGACAAGGCGGCCTCCTCCGGCCCCCGGCCACCCAGATCGAGGCCGATCGGCGAACGCAGCCTGGCAAGCTCGTCCTCCGTCACACCCGCCTCGCGCAGGCGCACGAGCCGGTCCTCGTGGGTACGGCGGCTACCCAGCGCTCCGATGTAGCCCGCTGGGCTGCGCAGAGCCGTCCGGAGCAGCGGCACGTCGAACTTGGCGTCGTGTGTGAGGACGCACACCACAGTGCTCGCGTCGACACGCTCGCCCTGGCTGTCGAACCACCGGTGAGGCCAGTCCACGACGACGTCATGGGCTTCCGGAAAACGCTCCTTCGTGGCGAAGACGGGGCGTGCGTCGCACACCGTCACCCGGTACCCGAGGAGCGCTCCGAAAGCGACCAGGGGCCGGGCGAACTCTGCGGCTCCGAACACCAGCATCCGTGGCGGCGGGGCCAGCGACTGCACCAGAAGCTCGGTCGCCGGTGCACAGTGCGGATCACCGGATTCCTGATCCCCACCGACACGGACGCTGCCGCTTGCTCCTCGGGCCAGCAGCCCCTCGGCCGCGTGAACGGCCGCACGGTCGAGCTCGGCCGCTCCCAGTGTTCCGCTGATTCCCCGCAGGCCGACCGCCATGGCGGCGCCTGGCCGGACACCGCCGTCGAGCACGGTGACAAGCGCGACGGGCAGTCCTTCCGCCGCGTCGGCCGCGACTCTGGCCGCCGGCACGTCGCCGGACGCCTCGCGCACGAAGACGTCGATCGTCCCTCCGCACGTCAGTCCCACCGAGAAAGCGTCGTCGTCACTGACCCCGTAGCGCTGCCGGGCGGGCGGGCCGCCCGCCAGCACGTCGTGTGCCAGTTCGCAGACGGCGGCCTCCACGCATCCTCCGGACACGCTGCCCACGACCCGGCCGCTGTCGCTGATGAGCATCGAGGAGCCGGCAGGATGCGGGGCGGAACCCCAGGCGTTTACGACGCTGGCCATCGCGAAACGGACACCGTCCCGCTGCCAGATGGCTGCCTCTTCCAGAACGTGCCGCATGGGAATCACCTCGTTTCGTACCCGCCCGCCGCAACCCGGCAGGTTGGCGCAACGGACCTAGTGATGGATCCTGCCGATCGTCAGCAGGTGGTGCCCAGACGGTCCGCCAGCCAGTCGGCCATCCGCAGCCGCGGCTCCGGGCCGAGGTTGTGGCAGCAGTGGTCGCCTTCCGGCTCGATGTCGATCTCCAACTGGGCGTTCACGGCGTGCTCGACCAGCACGTCGATCTCGGAGTCGGGTATCTCGTCGAGGGAGCCGTGCAGCACGTAGGTCGGAACCTTCAGCTGGTGCAGCACCGGCCGGGAGTCGAGGTTCTTGCACACGAACTCGCGTGCCTCGTCCATGGTCTTCATCGCGCTCACGTACTGCCAGCTTGCCTTGGTCATCGGTGTCTCGGTGTCCCACCCGTCCATGTCGACGAACCCGCCCCAGGACACGCAGGCGACAAAACGGGGATCCAGGCTGGCACTGCGCAGCGCGTAATAGCCTCCGAGGCTACGGCCGAGTACGGCAATGCGTGTCGAGTCGATCCGAGGGTCGGCCACGAGAGCGTCCACCACCTTCGAGGTGTACCGCTCGTAGTCGCCTCGCAGCGGAGTCTCGGGGAACATCTCGCCCTGGCCGGGACCGTCGAAGGTCGCGATCGCCATGCCTCGCTCCAGCAGGAGTTCCTCGAAGCGGAAACTCTCCTCCTTCGTCGACTCCAGTCCGCCGAGAAGCACGACGCACGGCTGGGGGGATTCGGCGCCCCGAGGGACACGGATGTAGCCGGGGATGGACGTGTCGTCGATGGGCAGGTCGAACCGCTCCGCCGGCGGGTCCAGCAGGGGCGCCGCGCGGCGGTACAGTTCCGCCTTCCGCTCCTGCCCGCGCTGTCGCCGCTCGTCGAACCACAGGAACTGGCCGTACTGCGCGGCCAGCGATCCCGTCAGGAGCAGTTCGGCCGCCGTGCGGCGATGTCCCGCGAGGAGGGCGGCGTCAGCCAGCTGCTCGTAGCGGTCGGCAGTGGCCATCCAGTGGTCGAACCACGACACGTCGCCGCTCCTGTCGCGAGCTGCGACCAGGTCCGCGTACGGAATCCCGTCGAGGAGAAGACGCCCCCAGTTGAGCATCTCCTGTTCCGGCGTGGGGTTGGTGACAAGCTCTGCCACGAGGGTGTCCTTCCGCCTGCCTGCCTCCCGAGGCGGGGCTCAGGTGTGCAGGCCGTGTAGACCGTGCTCGTCGGTGGCACGGCGCTGCGCCAGTATCAGAGCTGCGTCGTCACGGGCGATCCTGCAATTGCCTGACAACTTGGCCGCGAGCTGTCCGGATTCCGAAAAGGCCCACTCCGCCGTCACTTCCGATAATCGAGTCATCCCATATCGCAGGAGGAGCGCCTTCCATGAGTCTGTCGAACACCTCGAGCATGGATCCGCAGCCCCGGCGTCATGTCGGCGCCCGCACACCACGCCGCGAGGACTCGCGCCTGCTGCGGGGCCAAGGCGCGTTCGTGGACGACATCGACATCACGGGCCAGCTGTTCATGCGGGTCGTGCGCGCCTCCGTCGCGCACGCCCGGATCACCTCGATCGACGCGTCGGCAGCGCGCATCCTTCCCGGAGTGCACCTGGTGCTCACCGGGGAGGATGTGCGGGAGCTGGGCCCGGTGCGGCTGGAGGAGCTGGGCTACCACGACCTGTTCCCCCACCTCGAGGAGTACAGTCATCCGGTCCTGCCCACCGACAGGGTCCTCTACGTGGGTCAGCCGGTGGCCGCGGTCATCGCCGAGGACCCGTACCTGGCCGAGGACGCGGCCGAGCTCGTCGAGGTCGACTACGAGGAGCTGCCCGTGGTGCTCGACCCGGTGGAAGCCGTAAGCGGTGGTGCGTCCCTCCATGCGCTGGGGAACGAGCCGGCTTCCTTCGTCAAGGAGTACGGGCAGGTCGAGCGGGCCTTCGCCGAGGCGGCCCATGTGGTGCGCGGTGAGTTCCGGATCGGGCGGCACAGCGGCATCCCGATGGAGACGCGCGGGTTTGTCGTCGAGCCCGTGCCGGGGCGTGACCAGCTGTGGGTGTGGGGGGCGGTCCACGTGCACGACTGCCGTCGCATCATGGCCCGTATGCTCGGGATGCCGCTGACGAGCATCCGGATGCGGCACACCGACATCGGGGGCAACTTCGGCGTCCGCGGTGGCGTCTTTGCCGAGCACCTTCTCGTCGCCCACGCCGCACGCAAGCTGGGCCGTCCTGTGAAGTGGATCGAGGACCGCGTCGAGCACATGGTGGCGATCGCACATGCCCGCGAGCAGGTGCACCGGATGGAGGGCGCGTTCGACGCCGAAGGGCGCCTGCTGGCGCTGCGCGACGAGATCTGGCACAACCACGGCGCCTTTCTGCGTCAGGCTGAGCCGCTGGTCAGTGACATCACCGCGGGCATGGTCGTGGGTCCGTACCGCATCCCTGCCTACCGGGCGGAACTGCATGCCGTGATCACCAACAAGACACCCCTGGCCGCCTACCGTGCGCCGGGACGGTACGAGGGCACTTTCGCGCGCGAGCGACTGTTCGACCTGGCTGCACAAGAGATCGGGATCGACCCTGTCG belongs to Streptomyces graminofaciens and includes:
- a CDS encoding alpha/beta hydrolase family protein, producing MAELVTNPTPEQEMLNWGRLLLDGIPYADLVAARDRSGDVSWFDHWMATADRYEQLADAALLAGHRRTAAELLLTGSLAAQYGQFLWFDERRQRGQERKAELYRRAAPLLDPPAERFDLPIDDTSIPGYIRVPRGAESPQPCVVLLGGLESTKEESFRFEELLLERGMAIATFDGPGQGEMFPETPLRGDYERYTSKVVDALVADPRIDSTRIAVLGRSLGGYYALRSASLDPRFVACVSWGGFVDMDGWDTETPMTKASWQYVSAMKTMDEAREFVCKNLDSRPVLHQLKVPTYVLHGSLDEIPDSEIDVLVEHAVNAQLEIDIEPEGDHCCHNLGPEPRLRMADWLADRLGTTC
- the istA gene encoding IS21 family transposase — its product is MILVEDWAEIRRLHRAEQMPIRAIARHLGISKNTVKRALASDRPPQYQRPAKGSAVDAVEVQIRELLRETPTMPATVIAERIGWERGMTILKDRIRELRPAYVPVDPVSRTVYRPGELAQCDLWFPEADIPLGYGQSGRPPVLVMVSGYSRVITARMLPSRRTGDLIDGHWRLLTEWGAVPRTLVWDNEAGVGRGRPTSEFAAFAGLLATKIYLCRPRDPEAKGLVERANGYLETSFLPGRHFSGPDDFNTQLQTWLKVANRRLHRTLSARPADRWAADRAQMLTLPAVDPPTWWRFSARLGRDHYVRVDTCDYSVDPAAIGHQVTVLTDNEQVVVLTSGGEIVAQHARCWARHQTLTDPEHGEAGQAMRQEARRRPTGQIHAVGSASSPLIEVEQRELGSYDRLFTVIDGGEGKEAG
- a CDS encoding xanthine dehydrogenase family protein molybdopterin-binding subunit, coding for MSLSNTSSMDPQPRRHVGARTPRREDSRLLRGQGAFVDDIDITGQLFMRVVRASVAHARITSIDASAARILPGVHLVLTGEDVRELGPVRLEELGYHDLFPHLEEYSHPVLPTDRVLYVGQPVAAVIAEDPYLAEDAAELVEVDYEELPVVLDPVEAVSGGASLHALGNEPASFVKEYGQVERAFAEAAHVVRGEFRIGRHSGIPMETRGFVVEPVPGRDQLWVWGAVHVHDCRRIMARMLGMPLTSIRMRHTDIGGNFGVRGGVFAEHLLVAHAARKLGRPVKWIEDRVEHMVAIAHAREQVHRMEGAFDAEGRLLALRDEIWHNHGAFLRQAEPLVSDITAGMVVGPYRIPAYRAELHAVITNKTPLAAYRAPGRYEGTFARERLFDLAAQEIGIDPVELRLRNVLTASDLPWEPGLEIAFEPYLFNSGDVLDHMRKALDAADYGAWREEARRLREEGRIVGNGIGLLMDKAGLGLYETADVEVDGTGRVRVLTGASSVGQGIETVLAQIVADELGVDPQDIDVMHGDTDLVPDGVGSWSSRSTVLAGGAARAAAQKALAKAVRVAGRLLEVDTTELQATSGRIEVVGKPDQYLTLAQIAERWDGWSARAVGDEPGLHASAVYLDEHMNYPYGITLVQLEIDPTTGGHTIRRFFVSTEAGKMINPLTTEGQIIGAAAQGIGGALFEEFQYDEQGQPLSTSFMDYLLPGAGEVPSVQFFVTEDAPTPDNPLGAKGLGEVGLIAVGAAVAGAIDDALGGEFRVRRIPVHPQDLFELSREAGER
- a CDS encoding XdhC family protein → MRHVLEEAAIWQRDGVRFAMASVVNAWGSAPHPAGSSMLISDSGRVVGSVSGGCVEAAVCELAHDVLAGGPPARQRYGVSDDDAFSVGLTCGGTIDVFVREASGDVPAARVAADAAEGLPVALVTVLDGGVRPGAAMAVGLRGISGTLGAAELDRAAVHAAEGLLARGASGSVRVGGDQESGDPHCAPATELLVQSLAPPPRMLVFGAAEFARPLVAFGALLGYRVTVCDARPVFATKERFPEAHDVVVDWPHRWFDSQGERVDASTVVCVLTHDAKFDVPLLRTALRSPAGYIGALGSRRTHEDRLVRLREAGVTEDELARLRSPIGLDLGGRGPEEAALSIVAEIVALRRRGSGLPLTSLDGPVHAARRPLVGR
- a CDS encoding MarR family winged helix-turn-helix transcriptional regulator translates to MATTGFPMTSASSKTLPSSVFELVFRLSRVAEDRLGAAYAPFGLSLGDVEVLAALRCSGAPYTLAPRQLCAAVKMTTGGMTGRLDRLERAGLLRRSPDPHDRRALRVTMTDEGMRVIDEALEAGLATQAGMLSALNAEESPQLAELLQVLVTAMDA